Proteins co-encoded in one Nicotiana sylvestris chromosome 7, ASM39365v2, whole genome shotgun sequence genomic window:
- the LOC104242721 gene encoding putative receptor protein kinase ZmPK1, translating to MKSLKPCSLFPFLILSFLIFSFPLTTSRILFRGNSFSVEDDSNFITSPQNTFTCGFFPIGNTNAYYFGIWFTNSRDKTVVWNAKQERPVNKQGSKLTLRKNGALVLTDVDDTIVWETNTTSFDIEKAELLETGNLVLKNPQGYILWQSFDLPTDTLLPHQFFTKNHRLVPPLRKGSVLPGYFSLYFDSDNVLRMIYDGPQVSSIYWPNPDRDVYWNGRTSQNSSRFAYFDNMGSFFSSDRLQFNVSDMGFGILRRMSIDIDGNLRIYSLDNSTGLWKISWQAIAQPCIVHGICGRYSICTYAPEPKCTCPPGYQMFNDSDWSRGCRPRFSQRSLSPEHVKFVEIPNVDYWGFDLNFTSSMSLESCRTLCLDDPRCRAFVYRRNGEGTCFTKGMLFNGYRSPGFPGTAFFKVPKNLSGSESGLLNLESTDAKCGSSPENVLFGTPSMYELDFKKVKWIYLYLFSFTLGGIEILFVVLGWWALFSKHGIPASIEEGYKMVSSTQFRRFTYTELKKATKNFKVELGRGGSGAVYKGVLADGRLVAVKRLANEFQEEFWAEMTTIGRINHMHLVRMWGFCSEGRHQLLVYEYVENSSLDRHLFKSDILGWKQRFVVALGTAKGLAYLHHECLEWVIHCDVKPENILLDGKLEPKIADFGLAKLSQRGGPGSDFTKIRGTKGYMAPEWALNQPITAKVDVYAFGIVILEMVKGSRLSSWVVDDGECDHEQDSQLRKFVRMVKREIQSGEDSWVDKVVDPRLEGNFNKKQAVTLIEIGLSCVEQDRNKRPKMASVVQTLLECEDETTILT from the coding sequence ATGAAAAGTTTGAAACCTTgctccctttttccttttttaattctctCATTTCTTATATTCTCCTTCCCTTTGACAACATCAAGAATTCTGTTTAGAGGAAATTCATTTTCAGTTGAAGATGATTCAAATTTCATTACTTCCCCACAAAACACATTCACTTGTGGTTTTTTTCCCATTGGCAATACCAATGCTTATTACTTTGGTATTTGGTTCACAAATTCAAGGGACAAAACTGTTGTTTGGAATGCCAAACAAGAGAGGCCTgtaaataaacaaggctcaaagttAACACTAAGAAAAAATGGAGCTTTGGTATTAACAGATGTTGATGACACAATTGTTTGGGAAACAAACACAACATCATTTGATATTGAAAAAGCAGAACTTCTTGAAACAGGTAATTTAGTCTTGAAAAATCCACAAGGTTATATTCTATGGCAAAGTTTTGATTTACCTACTGATACTTTATTACCTCACCAATTTTTTACCAAGAATCATAGGTTAGTACCTCCTTTAAGAAAAGGTAGTGTGTTACCTGGCTATTTTAGTTTGTATTTTGATAGTGATAATGTTTTGAGAATGATATATGATGGTCCTCAAGTTTCAAGTATATATTGGCCTAATCCTGATAGGGATGTGTATTGGAATGGTAGAACTAGTCAAAATAGTAGTAGATTTGCCTATTTTGATAACATGGGTAGTTTTTTCTCAAGTGATAGGCTACAATTTAATGTTTCTGATATGGGGTTTGGGATATTAAGAAGGATGAGTATAGATATTGATGGGAATTTGAGAATCTATAGCTTGGATAATTCGACGGGGTTGTGGAAGATTTCTTGGCAAGCTATTGCACAGCCTTGTATTGTACATGGAATATGTGGGAGATATTCAATTTGTACTTATGCACCAGAACCTAAATGTACATGTCCTCCTGGATATCAGATGTTTAATGATAGTGATTGGAGTAGAGGGTGCAGACCAAGATTCAGTCAAAGAAGTTTGAGTCCTGAACATGTGAAGTTTGTGGAGATTCCTAATGTTGATTACTGGGGTTTTGATCTTAACTTCACTAGTTCTATGTCACTGGAATCTTGTAGGACATTGTGCTTGGATGATCCGCGTTGTCGTGCATTTGTCTATAGGCGAAATGGTGAGGGAACATGCTTCACTAAAGGCATGCTTTTCAACGGCTATAGGTCTCCTGGTTTTCCTGGTACTGCATTCTTTAAAGTACCTAAGAATCTAAGTGGATCGGAATCAGGTCTTTTGAATCTTGAAAGTACTGATGCAAAATGTGGATCGAGTCCAGAAAATGTTCTTTTTGGTACACCTTCTATGTATGAATTGGATTTTAAGAAGGTGAAGTGGATTTATCTTTACTTGTTTTCTTTCACCCTTGGCGGAATAGAGATTCTATTCGTCGTGTTAGGTTGGTGGGCGTTGTTTAGCAAACACGGGATTCCTGCTTCCATTGAGGAAGGATATAAAATGGTCTCATCGACTCAGTTCAGGAGGTTCACTTATACTGAACTTAAGAAAGCAACAAAAAACTTCAAGGTTGAGCTGGGAAGAGGAGGTTCAGGGGCTGTTTACAAAGGAGTTTTAGCAGATGGAAGATTGGTTGCCGTCAAGAGACTTGCAAATGAGTTTCAAGAAGAATTTTGGGCGGAGATGACAACCATAGGAAGAATCAACCACATGCATTTGGTCAGGATGTGGGGATTTTGTTCTGAAGGGAGACATCAGCTTTTGGTGTATGAATACGTCGAGAACTCATCACTTGACAGGCATCTTTTCAAGTCGGATATTCTTGGGTGGAAACAAAGGTTTGTGGTGGCATTAGGGACAGCAAAAGGTCTAGCATACCTTCATCATGAATGCCTCGAATGGGTGATCCATTGTGATGTGAAGCCTGAAAATATACTTCTTGATGGTAAACTCGAGCCCAAGATTGCAGATTTTGGACTAGCAAAGCTCTCCCAAAGAGGCGGCCCTGGTTCAGACTTCACAAAGATTCGCGGAACTAAAGGCTACATGGCTCCAGAATGGGCTTTGAATCAACCTATCACAGCAAAAGTTGACGTTTACGCCTTTGggattgtaatacttgagatggTTAAGGGAAGTAGGCTGTCAAGTTGGGTGGTGGATGATGGTGAATGTGATCACGAGCAAGATTCGCAGCTTAGAAAATTTGTGAGGATGGTGAAGAGGGAGATTCAAAGTGGAGAAGACTCTTGGGTGGATAAAGTAGTGGATCCACGATTAGAGGGGAATTTTAACAAGAAGCAAGCTGTGACACTGATTGAAATAGGCCTTTCTTGTGTGGAACAAGATAGAAATAAAAGGCCTAAAATGGCTTCAGTAGTCCAAACACTACTGGAATGTGAAGATGAAACTACAATTCTAACATAG